The DNA window TGTCtatttaataatcgattaatcaactaatcatttcacCTCTATGTCCCACCTACAAAGTTAAACCACGGCACTCCTTCTATCCCTATAGACAGAGTACATGATCCATCctgcattacatttttacaatcaATGTCCTGCAGCAATTGCAAGTCAAACTGTATACCACAGAAAGTGGCTCAGTGTTACAACAGGACATTAAAACAGCTGAGCACCACAGTCATGCTATGAATCCTTGCAGCagtattagttttttttgtcagggAGCAGATGTGCTAGTTGGAGctaccacacacccacacactttttttcagtaCATTCAGCCTTCTGTCTTCTCTTTAGGCCCTAGAAGGACTCGCCTGTTAAGTGTGGTGGCCTTTCCTGCGCCTGATGTCCTTTTTACCATGTTAGTTTGATCAGTGGCTGACTAATAATAAAACACCAGGTCATGCTTTGATTTCCTGCTAATCAGAGGCTCATTCAATTGAGCCAGATCCCCCCCCAGAGACAGGTTTTACTGAGCTGAAGGATTCATCCCACTTAGTGGTTTACTAGTTTTGTTCACTGTGGTGGAGGGGACGCCGAAGACCTGCGATTGTTATAAAAGCTTCCATTGCCCCACCTCAGCCCAAATCCATCTGTGCAGTCTAAACAAGCCAGCAGGCTGCATTGACGGGACCATTCTGTTCCTGTAAATCATTAAAGCATGACAGATGTGTGCCAGATGTGGGGGTAGGAGGTGGACTGGGTAGGGTCAAATAAGCAGCCTTTGCAGTGGTGGGAATCAGTTTGAAACCGCTCCACCAAAGCACGTGCAAATAGCTGGTAAGCTGCTGTGTGCAAATGAAATTTCAGCAAAGTGGGCTTTTAGAGGTATTTACAGGTATTGTCTTTCGCTTCCCGTCTCTTATCTGCCAATTGTTTGTCTCTGAATCCTATTTTAtctaaaacacaaatgtaaataaCGGTACAGATAAACCTTTTTTTATAATCTGATAGGCTGTGAGGCTGTCCATCATGAAGAAGCGAGCCAACAAGGtgctggaggaagaggagacctTGTGCTGCTGTGAGTATGTGAACAGACTCGGAGAGCGCAGTCATGTGGTAGCCTGCTGCTGTGACTGTGAGGACCTGGATGACGCCTGTGACAGGTGAGAGACATTAAACTGAAAAACTCTGGGGCTGCAACTTATGATTAGTTTTACTTGACATTTGATCTATTGGTTATTTCTTAAGTTAAACGATTAATTTTCagtctttaaaatgtctgaaaactgATGCCCTTTACAATTTTTGTGGAGCTTAAAGTGGCatattcaaattgcttgtttcgTTCAAACAACAGCCCAAACCCCatagatatttaaattacaatgatataaaacagcgGAAAACAGGAAAGCCTGGTATTtgaaaagctggaaccagcaaatatttgacatttttagccCTGCTTCTTCGTGGCGATGACAATGTTGGTCTGTTGGTTGGTCAGTAGGATcaccactttgatccagactgaaatatctcaacaactaggATTGCCTTGGAATTCTTTACATTCATGTCCCCAGAAGAATAATCCTACCTGCTTTGGTGATATAATCCAAAGCAGTTTTTGGTGATTCTCAGCATCTTTTCCTATAGCACCAACAGCAGTTCACAGTTCTCAAGTGCAGATATTCCTgttccctcaggatgaattgtgatcattttggtgatcccctgactttagCATGCTAAAGCAAGATAGTGAACTTTATACTTGCTAAACCGCTAGCTGTGTAGTCATTGTgcgtatgttagcatgctgacgttcgCATTTAGTTCAAAGCAACATTTGAAGTACAACCTCAGAGAGTCGTTATATTGACGTGTCCTTGAACTAAAATGTCAGGTGTGAAAAAAgtttatatagatttttttttttaaaacaagttaATTATTTGTTGGCTTTAccagatgatgatgaagaagtTGTTGATCACCTGAAGTAAACATATTTCAcctctttttactttttcaggTTTATGAAGAGGGAGCCTCAGAAACCTGAATCCCTGTCTCATGTGGCTGAAGTCTTCACAGACCGGATTCGTATGCCCTGGCTCTGGGGCGGAGCCCGAAAAGTTGACCTGTCCATCATCCCTCCTCTTATTCTCCTCCCGGTCCTGCTGCACTTAGCTGCTCTCCACTTCCTGCTCGGCATGGTGATTCTGACAGCTCTGCCTGGCCTGGTGCTGTGGTACTACTATTTCACCCACCGCAAGAAAGGACAGACACTCTTCTTCCTCAGCCTGGCACTCTTCTCCCTGGCGTACATGTACTACTTGTTCATCACTTATGTGCTTCCCAGCGGGGATGTTAGCCTGATCCAGCTAGCGGTGGTTACTTTAGGGGTCATACTTACCCTGGTAGCTCTTGTCCACACCAAGAGAGAACCCGGAATTGTGCGGCCAAACAAAGAGGCCGTCCACAGCACGGTGACGTATTACAGCCCTCTGGCAGACAGAGACCCTGTCATCAACGGGGGGAGGCAGGATGTGACGATGACAGTAGCCAACCGGGCGGGATTGTCGGAGCATGCGGGAGTGGAGCTGAAGGAAAGCAGCCAAAGGAACTGGTGTCCGGCGTGCAGAGTGGTGCGGCCCCCGAGGGCGGGACATTGTCGGATCTGTGGTGTCTGCGTGCTGCGTCTCGACCACCACTGTGTCTGGTGGGTTCCATTAAAATGCCTCTCGCTTGGCCTGTCATCACTGTTTCTTCCACTTTGTCTCACCTCTCAAACACTGAGGTTGTCTCGTTTGTCATCTGCTTGTTTTTTCTACACAAACTATTCaataaatccaaaaaaaagaagtcctttttaattttcaaaacaatGCTCTTAAATGTCTTTCTTCCCAGGATACGTAATCAGCTCAAACTAACCATATTTGTATGTTGTGTCGAGCCACCATCACACACTCATTAATTACAGCTACAAGTGAACAGTTCCTTGCTATCATCCACTCCTACACATATATGTGTGGTCCTacatgtgtgtagtgtagtgtaacCCCGGTCTCAGTACAATGttttgtctgcctgtgtgtatgtgtgtgtgtgtgtgtgtgtacttgtgtgtttgtg is part of the Sander vitreus isolate 19-12246 chromosome 22, sanVit1, whole genome shotgun sequence genome and encodes:
- the zdhhc23b gene encoding palmitoyltransferase ZDHHC23-B isoform X2 — translated: MKKRANKVLEEEETLCCCEYVNRLGERSHVVACCCDCEDLDDACDRFMKREPQKPESLSHVAEVFTDRIRMPWLWGGARKVDLSIIPPLILLPVLLHLAALHFLLGMVILTALPGLVLWYYYFTHRKKGQTLFFLSLALFSLAYMYYLFITYVLPSGDVSLIQLAVVTLGVILTLVALVHTKREPGIVRPNKEAVHSTVTYYSPLADRDPVINGGRQDVTMTVANRAGLSEHAGVELKESSQRNWCPACRVVRPPRAGHCRICGVCVLRLDHHCVWINNCVGQLNHRSFLLTLVLFLLTSLYGISLVLQSVCPNQHLLTALLYCPGVYNQYSAALCFTCAWYSGVVTCGLLHLLVVQVINISYNVTEREARIALRDKTARRAYWGLVVDTGVYSRGFRGNWEEFMTMGEKLNPPSPVPTELV
- the zdhhc23b gene encoding palmitoyltransferase ZDHHC23-B isoform X1, which codes for MKKRANKVLEEEETLCCCEYVNRLGERSHVVACCCDCEDLDDACDRFMKREPQKPESLSHVAEVFTDRIRMPWLWGGARKVDLSIIPPLILLPVLLHLAALHFLLGMVILTALPGLVLWYYYFTHRKKGQTLFFLSLALFSLAYMYYLFITYVLPSGDVSLIQLAVVTLGVILTLVALVHTKREPGIVRPNKEAVHSTVTYYSPLADRDPVINGGRQDVTMTVANRAGLSEHAGVELKESSQRNWCPACRVVRPPRAGHCRICGVCVLRLDHHCVWINNCVGQLNHRSFLLTLVLFLLTSLYGISLVLQSVCPNQHLLTALLYCPGVYNQYSAALCFTCAWYSGVVTCGLLHLLVVQVINISYNVTEREARIALRDKTARRAYWGLVVDTGVYSRGFRGNWEEFMTMGEKLNPPSPVPTELVALLEVDIQETSKNELSVLVLLGTFFSEHGVSNKMTPLELVSPAPNVQNIFFQGWSLCTLLHKHLSAVFTKEGT